The Triticum aestivum cultivar Chinese Spring chromosome 5A, IWGSC CS RefSeq v2.1, whole genome shotgun sequence genomic sequence CGAGGAGGGAGGGGAATAGCGACGGCCGATGCAGGAATTTGGGATCGGGGAGAACGAGTTGCGCGTGCTGAAAAAAACCCTagggctctaataccatgttaggaatatgcaacttgtattcccatgaggccataggccgatatatatacacgtacaggtgtggaacatatacaggaaaccccttatacaacgggataaatacaaaggggtacatgacttatattataactctaactgTTTCTAGCCATTAAGATGCTCTGATCGTCGCCATATTCATTCCCATTAATGTCCTCCATCTGTCTTGAGCCTTCTTCCTTTCTACATCCAGCGACAAGGAGCCATCCATGACGAGGTTCGTTATTGCGAGGCAGGCCAGCCAATCAATCTCATATGGGCAGAGGAAGTACTTGTTGGTCACACTTGCACAGTCAATCTTCCTTATCGACCTATCACTGAGGCTGAATAGAAAGAAGCCATCTCCATCAACCCAGAGCACCACCGCACCGCTCTTGCCCCGGAACATCTCCAAGCTGACCTCCCCCCTCATCCCTAACGTGACCACCCGCTGCGGCAATGAACTTCTCATGTCAATCCTTTCAGATAGCACCCAGCTGCTGGTGTCACTGCCAAGCTCACTGTTGTGTTTCCAGAGTGACACCCGCAGACCTTGCATGAAGAGCAACAGAAGCCCACCGTCCGCTGAACTCCCCAACACTGGATCCTTGTTGCGCTTTGCTTCCGGTGGGAGCTCCAGGTATGAAAGCTCCATATTGCCAGTGTGTAGTGTGGCAACATGAGTGAGCGACAATTGTTTCCAGCTATCACAGAGCCAGCTGATGACACCATCATAAGCAGCTGCTGAGGATGGCACTAAACAAAGGCTACGCCTTAGCTCAGGAACTACTGGAGATTCCATCCATGTTCCAGTCTTCGAGTTGTAGCACACGGAGATGAAATGCTTTAATCTTCTTATCCAAATGGCAGTCAACTGGAAGGACTGGGACACATGTCCATAAATGTCGACATCATTGGTGACTAATAAGGCATAATGGTGAGGAGGCATATATTCAAGGGTAGGAATCTTAAAGGTTTCACCAGTAAGAGGATTGCAAACACATAGCACATCCCTCGTGGCCTGACCATTGGCGTCTTTCGATTGGCGGCGGAGGACCAGAAAGCTGTCCTGGGATGCAATGGGCTTATAGAAGTTGAGGCTTGCACATGAAGGTCCCAAGGGGTAATGGCTTGATAACACTGCGAGCGGATTTGCTGCCAACAAATCATGATAATTCTGACTTCCACACAAAGCTTGGTGCCAAACAGCGGGTTTTGTCAATGTGATGCTTCCAGAGCTCCGGAGAAGACTTTTTCTTGTCCTGGTAGAAGAAGCCAAGAAGGAGGGATGGGGTGAAGCCGTGGTCACCATGCCGCCTCCTTAAGCGATCAAGGAAAGTCGGGTCCTTGATGATATTGCGCCAGAACTTGCAGGACGATGCCAGGCGGGCAAGGAAGGCTGAATCAGAGATGTGTGCCGGGATCTTGTACATGATGTCCATAGGAAGATGTGGCGCTGAGTAGCCGTCCTCCATTGGTCTCTTTTTTTACAGTCTCCAATCTCCATTGGTCTTTCCCTGTAAAGAAAAGCAAGCCACGTGTGTTTATCCCATGAGTTAACTGATTGCCCCAAGGGAATTTATCATAGACTTTCTTATGATGACTTAATAGAAAAATCTGATCGAAATATCTCAAAAAAAGTATTTGGAAGAAACCCCGTAGGAAAACTGCACATTCCAATTTAAATCACCATCCGAATAATAGTAAGGCAGACTTGGAATATTCGACAAAGCTATGGTTATTTCCATAGAACCACAATAATATGCCTAAGAGATGCGACACGCGATTCATGAAGCTGCACGGTAAAAATCCATTCCACATTCATCAGCAACATTAGGGCTAATTTTCGATTAAAATATCAAACCGATTGAACTGGCATTAAATTACATTACATAGCAAGACATTCTTTTACTAGAAAACAGTTTGTATGGAAGGACACCAACATGGTCATGAGCCAAACTTAGAAACATTAAAAAGCTATGATTATTCTGGTGGAACCACAAACTGACAAACACATGGAACTGTATGCCTATAACATATGACTGGTGATAATTATAGTGTACCAGTTTTGAATTTGGATTTACTACCCTACCATTTGCTTATCGCCCAAACAACTGTCGGCTCAAAAACCATGGTTTATTTCTCCTCCCATGTGCCAACCATCAAACAAACATGGACACAATCAGACGGCTAAGATCAACAGGATTTGCTCCCGCTCCGGGTGCACATGCCTGACTGGGTTTGTCAATAAAAAGAAATTCTGCAAGAGCTAGCACCTTGCAGTTTGTATTATTTATTATACGCGGACATCATTACTCAGTTGTAACCAATGTTAGCTAAAGTTTTATTCTGCTCCATAGAAGTGAAATATTTTTATTTCAGTCCACCATAAGCTTTGTCTCAAGCTAATACAAGAGTATCTGGCAACTCTAAATAAATTTAGTTTCACAAAAAGCCCATATGTATGCACAGTACACAACCAGAGTACTCAAATGGAACTATGGTTTAATGGAGCTCATGAAACAACATAGTATATAAATAAAACTGCAGCTTTTATGGTGCACCAAAATTCACAAAATCGGCTTGCGTCCTGGAAACTCGGTTCGATTTGTGCAAGTAATTTGCATCTTATTATGCAATTTATCATACTAGTTCACAGCTGTTGCAAACATATATACGCGAAATTTACTCGGGATCTGTGCACCGATCATACAGATCTATACACGTGCCCTCCTACCAGGGACCGATGATTCATGAGCCTATGCGGCCAGTAATAGCACAGCACACCACTGTTCATCGCCGTTGCCGTTAGGGTTAGGTCTTCACCCAATATCCCCAGCTGAATAGCTGATCCAGCATCTCGTTACCCTACTGCGATCAAAATAAAACACTAGGCAACAACCCCACAGACAGAGAAACTGCCAATCAATTTCGCTGGCTCGGGAGCAGACGGTTTATGGGGGTGGGGGGAGAAATTGCAGACAGAGAACTAAGACCAGCCAGCAATCACGACGTATATCCATCTGCCCCCAGATTGTTTCGATGATACTACAAGACAACTTCGCAGTGGATAGATTCATGGGAAGAGAGGTACCTGGTCGCCATCGCCGTGGGCGCCGCCGCGTTCGCGCCTGTGTGCCGTCTGTGTACGGGGAGAGGACGACAGAAATGGGGCCGGACGGCGATCACTAAGCAAGAAGCCTCAGTCGTGACGTGTACGGCCCGGTCCAATGCCTGCTTTATTTTAATATACAGACGCAAGCGCTTATATACACGGACATCCACTTATTCGAACACACACGCACACCTTATCCTTATAAGCACATTCAAAAGACCAGCCGGCATATTATTTTGAAATTTACGAAGTAGCCGTAGGCatctcgtcgtcgacgggacgtctcctcccattgaatgCGCATCaccagaaatcctgaaataaatccaagaatAAATGCGAACACCAAAACTTAAACTCTGATGAACCGAAAATACCACAGTTCATGTAACCATTCAATCATATGTTGGTTCGCAAGCCTGCTTCTTTTAAAAGAACAGTACACAGCCTGCTGAGACGGTATTTTGTGCGCTTGGTTAAAAAAAGCTAGACCAACGTTTGTTTCAAGGAAAGACGTAAGAGCAACTCTAACAGGTGTGCAACGCGCAGTGCATTAAAACAAGTTTTACAACGTCGAAATAACATGTTTTTGTGCGCAGTAGAGCGCTGACTCTAGTGACAACTGTAAAATATTGCACGCGCGAGCCGCTCCGGCGCTGCCAAAAAACAACGCGCTAGAGCAACCAGAGCACATACGAACAATATTTGAGAAACAACATATAGATAAAATTCAATGATACAAATAGCATAGTTCAACCCAACACCGCAAACTAGTCTTACGATACAAATAAAATAGATAAACTACGGTGCAAATAAAAACTAGAAACTACTTCgagtcgtcctcctcctcagtgGTGTTGCCCGATGTCGACAGAAACGCGTCATCTCACCGAGGATTGTTATCATCAAAGAACGACGCATGTCCCAGTTCACACTACAATATCGCCAGTGCCTTCCGTCGACGCCTGCCCCGCCCGGTCCGCGAGCTTTGCCCTCCTCTCCGCTCAGAAGACGTTCTCGTTGGCGACGTCCCGCGGGTAGCGCtagcgccactccgccatggctagCTCGTCCGCCTCGCGATGAGGAGATGGCGCTGTCGCCTGAAGTGTTCATGACAGTCCTCATCGGTAACTAGCCGTGGCGAAGGCGCGAGGTCATGCGCTGCTGGCACGTTCGCACGTCGTCGAAGTTCATCTGCGAGTGTGGCCTGAAAAGGCGCCATGCCGTCGCGTCGTACACGCGGGCGGCCTCGTGCGCGGTCTTGAACGTCCCGAGACCGAGACGCACGCCACCGGAGCGGATCTCCGCGTAGAACATGCCGGAGGGGCGGACGTGGACGCCGCGGTAGCCGGAGCTGCTCCGGGCGCGCGGCGGCATGTCAGTGGCAGGGGAGTCAGCGGCGTAGGAGAAGGCGTCCGAAGAAGGACACGTCAGCGGCGGCGGGGTGCTACATGCGAGGAAGAAGGGGGTGGtagggggaagaagaaggcgtcagGGCGCTCGAGTGGGAGGGTGGCCGGCTCGAGGGCACGCGTTTTATAGAGCGCGTCGGACGCCATGCGCCGGGCCATTTTTTCACACGCACGCGATTTTTTGCCACACACCGGAATCTCCCGTGCCTGCTGGAGCGCGCGAAACGCCTCTGTGCATACTAAGACACAGTTTTCCTCCACACGCGACTGCTGGAGATGTTCTAACCCAACAATATTTTTActgcggctgttggagatgctctaacccaaCGAGTCCATCACCGCTAGTCCTAGCCATGGGCAGCCAGGCCCGGCCGGCCAGCCCGATGCTgctcccgggccgggctcgggcctaaaTTTTGAGCCCGATGGCTTGGCCGGGCCGGGTCCAGGCCCGTCATTTTTGCAGTTTTTTGAAGGGGCCCGGTCTGAGGCCCGGCGGGCTTTTGCGTGTTCGAGCCAGGCTTGGGCCCAAAAACTAGGTCcgatggccgggccgggctcgggcccaggtTTTTTGGCTTGGGCTTGGGTAGGCCCGACCCGAAGTCTGGCTCGAcccgaggtttggccaggtatacTCACCGTCAAGGCACAAAATTAAATCACAGGTCCATGAATAATCGCAGTTTCCCGTAGGAATCTGTATAGAGAGCAAGAGGAGAGCTCCTCCCCAGCGAGGCGACTATTTCTCGCGGTGGATCCTATTTAACGCCCGTGGGCGTCAAAATGTCGTGCCTTCGCTGAAGGCGCTCCCAATTGGGTCAGGATACGTAGGCGGCACTGTTTTTCTATTTCCTTTTCCGTTTCTTTTCTTATCAAAAAATATTTaatgtgtatttaaaaattgttcagcgTATATCACAAAAATATTCAATGTATATTTAAAAATTGTCCATTGTATATCACAAAAATATTCAATgtatatatttttttaaaaaatcagcATATATATATGTTTTTAATTTTTTGTTCACCTTTTCAAATTTATTCAAGTTTTAAAGGTTTTTTCAcattgtttttttttgaaattttcaaacattATTCACATTTCCCAAGAAATGTTGCAAAAGGAAAATGGATTTGCCACTGTAGGTGGGTACCTAAATGTCAGCGTCGCGCTTAAGCTTGCAACAGTGGCGCTTGAGTGGCCAACAACCATCGTTTTGTAGCAGAATGTCTGGAGTTTGAGTCCGCGCTGTTGCTTTTTTTTTTCCCATGAAGTTTGACATTCATTACCTGCAAATGGTCGGCCCGTTTGCTCGACTTTAGCAAACCCGCGTGAAAGCTGCTCCGTTTGACGCGAACGCGAGCGCCAAACGGGAGCTCTCATTTAATCTCTCGCGTAAAGGAGATATGCCCAGCGCTACTTAATAAAAAAGGAGAACAAGGAAGAACAGGAGGGCTCGTACGGATTCAATCACAGGTCGCCCGGGCTAACGTGAGGCGTGCTAGCCATCGCGCCACACTTGCGTCAATGGTAATACATGAGGCGCGTCTTACTTGAGCGGAAAGACGCTAGCTTTTTTTACTTCTATTTTTTTTCATCCTTTTTTCATCTCTTTTGTTCTCCTTTTTATGTAaacttttcttctccattcttttttgCATTTGTTTCTTTGTTTTGTACCTTCATTTCTtactttttattttgtttcttttgttttttattctacattctTATATACACGATCAACATTTTTTTAGATACCTGTTTAAAATTTTAAACAtacttggtcaacatttttttatacataaTCAACATTTTGTAattacttattcaacatttttcaaatacttgtccaacatttttatatacaggattaatattttttaaaatacttgttcagcatttttcaaatactcattttttgtATACGCATTcaccatttttcaaatacatgattaagatTTTTCTAAATATTAtgtatttttgtaatataaatcTGTAGACTATTTGAAAgttaaaaaataaaaatggactaaaaggaaaaatagaaatgtgaagcaaaaagaaaaaagaaaatgcgGCAGTGTTAGTGTAGTATCCGTGAACTTGGGTTAGCCCATATGCCCGTGCGCTTCAGCGAGTTTGAAGCCTTAACTCGCTGAACGCGGGACATAGCGCTGCCCCCTCCCCAGGGAAAACTCTATTCGACGCACCTTGCATCAAACTGTGGGCTGGCACAAATTATCTAAAATTTaccttttatttttcattttttttcattttcaataAGTTGTTCCTGTTTTCCAATTTTGTTCAGAAATTCTGGAAAAGTTTtagtatttcaaaaattgttcacttcttttcaaaaaatgtttgcaaatttcaAAAGTTTAATTTTCTGAAATGTTCGCATTTCAATAGTTTGCTCAAAAATTCAAAagatgttcctgttttcaaaaaatgtttgtgttacCAAATTTGTTAAAAAATTCAAACAATGTTTTGGGAACTTCATAAAATGTTCGCGTTTTGAAAAACAATCATTTAGAAAAATTTCGCATTTTTTAAAATGTTTCTGCTTTCAAATTttgtcacaaattcaaaaaatttacGTCTACATGTATTGGCAAATTGAAATAAATGTTCGAATAATTTCATAATTTTTTGCATTTTGGAAAAAATGATCATAATTTTGGTACTTTTTCAATTTTGttcctattttttcaaaaaatattcaaattTTGTAAAAGTTGTTTGTTTTTTCGAAAAAAGTTCTTGTTTTCAATATTTTTCCTTTTTTACCAAAAACAATTGCAATTCCCAAAATACATTTGAGTTTTTAAAATTTTGTTAGAAAATTTTGAACATGTTCGGTTTTCTAAATAGATTGACTTTTTTGTGAAAAAGGAGACCACGTTTGATTTTTCTAAGAGTTTGTTTTCTTTCACCGCTTATAGTTTATATTAACTTTTTTTAGGTGAGTTGATATTAACCGAGCTAGCATTTTAGATGGACAAGTCTGTGATCAAAGTGGCTAGTGATGTGGTTCAGTCACTGGAGGACGTGTGTTCGATCCCATTGACACACATTTTGGGGAATTTTTTGCGAGTTGTTCTCTAAATTTTGCCGTTCATTTTTTTATGTATCACGTTGCAAACCTTGCATTAGAGTCAGCCGGTTGCACTGGCTAGCTGCGCGTCCCTGTTTTCCGCAGGGTTCAGGTTCGGTCCTCACCTGGAACGCCATTTTTGGAAGAGTGCATAACATACCGATCGACTGAAATTATAAAATCACTCATTTACATATTATAAATAAAGTCGTACcaatttcaaaaaataaaataaaaaataaagtcgTACCAGATAAACTTCATATTTTAGATCCAACTTCTCATCTTTCTGAAACATTGAAGAAAATAACAAGCTAGTTTGGCAAGTTTAAAATTAAAGTGACATCATGTGAAAGAATCATGTAAAGTCACTCACATTTTAGGGCGTCTCTTTTCAATTTTTCATCGCCTTAAAAAGATCAAATGCAACATCATTACTAATTGGAGAAAACATCTCTTTTTCCACATAGCAAATTAGACAATCACTCATGAACTTATCACCAATTTTGTTGCGCAACTTTTTCTTGACAACATTCATAGCCGAAAAGCATCTTTCCACGGATGTTGTGGCAACTGCTAATATCAATACTAGCTTTAGAAGATGATATACCAAAGGAAAAGTAACATGTTTATTAGTCTGCACCATTAACTTTGCAAGATCACCAATCCCGTCCAAATTAGCAAACCTTTCATCCGCTCGCACATTATCAATGTAAGTGCGCAGTTCAGGACCATGATCATCCTTTTTTTTTTGAATCAAAATCATATGGATAAAACTCAGCTAGCTTCACTAAGCTATCCAAGTTAAATGTGACAAATCCATCTTTTGGGTTGAAAGAAGACATGTGACCAAGTAATGCAGAATTTACCTCATTGAAAcggtcatcaaactcttcaagttgCCAGTCAATAACAGAATTAAGACACTCTACTTCGTAATGTTGGAGGTTTGTCTTATTAGTTTTTTGTCTTGGTTTGTGTTGATTGATATATTGTTGTTTTATATTCGTGTTCTCAGTGTGATGTTCTTCACAAAATGAATATGCCTTCTGTATCAGTGAGTCCCATCCATTCTCCCTTAGTTCTTGTAGCTCGTTCCTTGTTTACTTCACACATGACATGGAATTAAGGATGTCTTGATCCTTTTTTTTGTAAATAATGTGACAAATTATTTGCATTTCCTAATATATGCAACATCATGTGCAAATAAAACACAAAATCAAAGGTCTCAAACTATGCTACAAGACCACGTGCCTGACTTTTCTTTCCATTTTTGCCTTATTTTTTCACATATTTCAGAACATACATGATTGCAGGGAACAACTTCACTAGACTTGAGAGAGTTTGTAGTGTGAGCTCCAACTTGTGTTACCAGctctatgaagagtttgatcttgATTTAACCCTCTACCAGTGCTAATCTTCCCACTACCTATGGCTTTTATTACATCCTCTCTATGTTTCTCTCGAATCATGTCCTTTCTTGTGCAAGAAGCTCCAACCACATTAAATAAAATGGAGATCATGTAGAAAAATATGCGATCTTCATGCTTCTTTGCTACTGCTACAATAACCAACTCGAGTTAGTGAGCAAAACAATGCACATAATAGGCTGACTTATTCTCTTGCAAAATCTTTGCTTTCAAGCCATTGAAGTCGCCACACATATTGCTAGCCCCGTCATAACATTGTCCTCTGACTTGTTTTATGCTTAAACCAATATCGGTGAATAATTTTTGAAGTGCGGCCTGAAGACATATTGCTGATGTTTCTTGCACATGTACAACTCACCGCTCAATGATAAATCCACGCTTGCTAAGATATCTCAAAACAACTGCCATTTGCTCTTTGTCAGACACATCGGCAACCTCATCAATCAACAAACTGAACACATCACCTCCAATTTCTTCAACAATAGAATTCAAAGTTATCTGTGCAAAACAATAATGGTATCATTATATATTAGTGTAACTTGTAAGACTACAAGCATAGTAGGAAATACTCCACATACCCACTTGCAATTTTGTGGAGCATTCTCAAGAACTACCTTTCGTATATCATCATTTTGAATTGTCAAAGTCTTTACCAACTCTCGAAAGTTACCCTTGTTTTTTGACTCTTCTGATTCGTCATGGCCTTGGAAAGCTAAGCCTTGATGCAACAAGTTCATAACTGAATCAATTGAAGCATTAAGCCAAATTCGATTTTGCTTTTTAGTAAGATAGGTTTGCTTATCGGGAGCAACCTGAATTGATTGATCTTGATTCATCAAAGCATCACATTGTTTTACTGCTACATTATGAAAGCTATCAACATTACCTTTACCCTCATGGGTATCCAACCTAGTTTTACTGTTCCAACCGTTCCAACCGTTAATTCCAAATGCATCACTCCCAGCTTGTCCCTTTATAATATCTCAAAAGATAGCAACACAAACAAAAGGCCTTATGCACCTTGTCACTATACTCAAGCTAATGACCACAGTTTATAAACCATTCTAGATTAAACCTTCATGGAGTATCTCCAATGTCCCTGTGTGGATAAACAAAAGTAGGCGGAAGCCTGCAAGGCCCCCTTGTTAAATATTGTCGCCTAATCTCATCTTGCTTCTTAGGCTTTCTTGTGTACTCCGAAATTCTCTTTTGATCAGCCGGATCATAGGGTAACTCATCTAAATTAATCTCTTTCTGGATAGAAGGCTTCGGGAGACTATTGGAagcaacatttgatgctctttgcTTACAACTAACGGGTGACCTCAATGTCCCAGCATCATTATCTGGATCAGGTGATCGACTTCTCTTCTTTAAAAAAATATCTTTTCATTGCCTACATCAATCAAAGTCTGatagaaaaaaaattagaaaattaGGGCAAAATGTTTCCCATACTAGGCTATTAGATTTAGATTGGGTATAACGTGCAGAGAAACGAGATGTGGAGGTGATCTTACTGCCTCAAATTAAACTGTAGTTAAGCGCTTCTGCGCTTGCCGCTATGGCGCTATCGATTCCGTCAGGCATCGGCCGAGGATGTGAGGACCGAAGCGACGGGctaggtgtaagggcatatttacccctgagttgttttggtgattgatgacaatgcttttgcggactaatcgtgtgcattgagtgtttcagacttttcatcactaggcacaagacgatttggtgcccctcgaagactattgaagacgatgtttctctatgtttctttttggtggatttgagtcgtaggaaagccgtactattaagagggggtccgctttggaaaggtttgggtgaaatcatcacgtacacatctactcctttgcaccgcctttcctttggcactttggagcatcctccgtcttttcGTGTCTATGCAAAATGTCGTGTTTGCTGAACTGGGGCATGcagtagtactgctcctaggagcggtagtaccggcctctgtgtggtagtaccgcaagtgcccacggtagtaccgcttccttggagcggtagtactgtggcctcaggccaggcgctgctgcaattgcggtagtaggggcggatgtaactttttacatccgcgccctacacggtagtaccgtgccaggTTCACGGTAGTTCCGTGCGCTCTAGCAGGCTCAGCAGCTTGCGCGGCAGTAGGAGCCACTAGTAGAAAATGAAGCTTTAAAACctgttcgtaagggcctttagtgccggtttcataaccagcactaaagggtgggcactaaaggcccccctttagtaccagttcggcacgaaccggcgctaaagtgccaccacgtggcgtgagctcgcgccctggtatgggggacctttagtaccgattggtgttaccaactggtactaaaggttttttttttgaaaattttggaaaaaaatttgatttttttttcgatttttaatttttctgaattatttgatgatttagtctctaatcacctctcttaactgctcaagtgtggatcactcattccaaatcgcctaacttcccggccggtcacccatcctctcactcccctagcctgagcacgcttaacttcgaagttctattccccctacattccaagtctgcacttgttgttttcctgacaaatgtaagctgtcaatcctattaaccctcagtagtttagcttgagcattaggtcacacgtttcaccgtttgagtttgaaactattattctaaaaaacagtaattatttagtaacactaaggGTGTGTTCGGAGCTCCTCCCACTCCACGCTTCATAAATTTCTGGAGCGGATCTGAGCAGAACGAAATATCTCTAAGAAGCCAGCTTCAGGAAGCTACGACCGATTGCAATGCAAAAACGCGAAGCACCGTCGGCCCAGCTCCACGTATTGGAGAATCGGAAGTTCGCTCAATTTACAAGGTGTTGCCACCGCCAAAGAAAACGGTTCGCTGCCCCCTCTCTCGAAGAAAAGAATCTAGCGATCTCTAGCGATCTCTAGCGAATCGGTACACCTCTCCCCATGTGAATCGATGCACTGGGCCTGAATTAGCCGGCCCAGCCGGTGCCAAATGGGccacaaccctcccagctgggctCGAGCGCTACGAGAAGCTGTCGATTCAACCAGAACGGTTTCTGAATCGCCAGGTGAAGCTAGAAGCCACAAAAAGAAGCTGGATTTGAGAAGTTTTGTGAAGTTGGAGGAGATCCGAACATGccctaatatttcttgaataagtttgaccatagtttgaccatagtttgaccatagtttgaccagatttgaccaaaattcgaaAAAttgtaataattatttagtaacactaatattcttgaataattatgtagtaacattaatacttcttgaatgagtagtttgactagatttgaccaattttttttaaaaaactgaaatttaACCATATCTTTTTTCcctttggaatttgaggattctaaaaaattgcaaacaggcgtAGGCAGTCTCCaccggatgcggattttcgtgctgaattttttgatatattatacattttttttccgacatcgtatgcaaaagttatagccgttttatattttccctacactttttgcaaaacatgtccaaatttaagttttcaaattttcctaactagtagatgtagtaatataactacctcttgaAGGATTttgttttttgaagtttttatcattttcttttgattttttcaaaactgaaatggcgatacacgggggggagggggggtagagATTGAAAATTGCcttatagtcccggtttgtatctccaaccgggactataggtcagacccctttagtcctggttcatgccacgaaccggtactaaaggttatccctttagtaccggtttgtgccacgaaccggtactaaaggtgatcgtgggccCCCGGCctaacgccagcctgccaccacccctttagtaccggttcatggcacgaaccggtactaaaggttcaacgcgaaccggcattaatgcatagctgTTTGAACCGGCATTAATGGTACCATTGGTACCGGATCgaaatcaaaccgggactaatgtgtctcacattaggtcctttttctactagtgagcggatataattttttacatcagcaccccgcgcggtagtaccgctcctggcttgcagtactaccatgtcggatttttgcatcgatCCCAACTTAgcggaagttgccatggatgtatttttatatgtccgtgccttcccaaaaTCTGGACTATCcctggcttgcggtagtaccgcaagggggagcggtagtaccgcgccagcggttctaccgctctctGCTTCATTGCATCTGGGCCGTTCTAGTTTCTGCtgcacgggcggtagtaccgcggggccctgcggtagtactgtgtgcccttgcggtagtactgtgttccctcgcggtagtaccgcgtccctAGCATGGTAGTACCGTGCTACGCATGCTAAGTTaatggataacggttggatttgttcctccactatata encodes the following:
- the LOC123101719 gene encoding uncharacterized protein; the encoded protein is MVTTASPHPSFLASSTRTRKSLLRSSGSITLTKPAVWHQALCGSQNYHDLLAANPLAVLSSHYPLGPSCASLNFYKPIASQDSFLVLRRQSKDANGQATRDVLCVCNPLTGETFKIPTLEYMPPHHYALLVTNDVDIYGHVSQSFQLTAIWIRRLKHFISVCYNSKTGTWMESPVVPELRRSLCLVPSSAAAYDGVISWLCDSWKQLSLTHVATLHTGNMELSYLELPPEAKRNKDPVLGSSADGGLLLLFMQGLRVSLWKHNSELGSDTSSWVLSERIDMRSSLPQRVVTLGMRGEVSLEMFRGKSGAVVLWVDGDGFFLFSLSDRSIRKIDCASVTNKYFLCPYEIDWLACLAITNLVMDGSLSLDVERKKAQDRWRTLMGMNMATIRAS